A part of Mustela erminea isolate mMusErm1 chromosome 9, mMusErm1.Pri, whole genome shotgun sequence genomic DNA contains:
- the LOC116598606 gene encoding glutathione S-transferase P, protein MPPYTIVYFPVRGRCEAMRMLLADQGQSWKEEVVTKETWLQGPLKASCLYGQLPKFQDGDLTLYQSNAILRHLGRSLGLYGKDQREAALLDVVNDGVEDLRCKYVMLIYTNYEAGKEEYLKALPECLKPFEMLLSQNEGGQAFIVGSQISFADYNLLDLLLIHQVLSPSCLDSHPLLLAYVKRLSARPKLKAFLASPEHVNRPINGNGKQ, encoded by the exons A TGCCGCCCTACACCATTGTCTACTTTCCTGTCCGAG GCCGCTGCGAGGCCATGCGCATGCTGCTGGCGGACCAGGGCCAGAGCTGGAAGGAGGAGGTGGTGACCAAGGAGACCTGGCTGCAGGGCCCGCTCAAGGCCTCCTGT ctgtaTGGGCAGCTCCCTAAGTTCCAGGACGGAGACCTCACCCTGTACCAGTCCAATGCCATCCTGCGACACCTGGGCCGCTCCCTGG GGCTGTACGGGAAGGACCAGCGGGAGGCGGCCCTGCTGGACGTGGTGAACGACGGCGTGGAGGACCTGCGCTGCAAATACGTCATGCTCATCTACACCAACTAC gaggcagggaaggaggagtaCTTGAAGGCACTGCCAGAGTGCCTGAAGCCTTTTGAGATGCTGCTGTCCCAGAACGAGGGGGGCCAGGCCTTCATCGTGGGCAGCCAG ATCTCCTTCGCCGACTACAATCTGCTGGACCTGTTGCTGATTCACCAGGTCCTGTCCCCCAGCTGCCTGgactcccaccccctgctcttgGCCTATGTGAAGCGCCTCAGCGCCCGGCCCAAGCTCAAGGCCTTCCTGGCCTCCCCCGAGCACGTGAACCGCCCCATCAACGGCAATGGGAAGCAGTGA